In Flavobacterium sp. N1736, the following are encoded in one genomic region:
- a CDS encoding SDR family oxidoreductase: MEKEKPKKFPEQKQNLPGNEHEMHPKPEIIRENYTGSGKLFGKVAFITGGDSGIGRSVAVHFAREGANIAIVYLKEDKDALETKALIEKEGQQCLIISGDLKDEKFCKSAVKKCHTTFKKLNIIVNNAAVQFPQTEMEKITSVQLQKTFETNIYPYFYITKAALPFLQEGDTIINTSSVTAYRGSEHLLDYASTKGAIVSFTRSLSTMLAKKKIRVNGVAPGPIWTPLIVASFDKLSDFGKDNPMERAGQPSEVAPAYVFLACEDSSYITGQFIHINGGEIVG, translated from the coding sequence ATGGAAAAAGAAAAACCAAAAAAATTTCCCGAACAAAAACAAAATCTTCCGGGCAACGAACATGAAATGCATCCAAAGCCGGAAATTATTCGGGAGAATTATACAGGAAGCGGAAAACTTTTTGGAAAAGTAGCTTTTATAACCGGAGGCGACAGCGGTATTGGCCGAAGTGTGGCGGTACATTTTGCCAGAGAAGGCGCTAATATTGCGATCGTTTATTTAAAAGAAGATAAAGATGCTCTTGAAACCAAAGCGTTAATCGAAAAAGAAGGTCAGCAATGTTTGATTATCAGCGGGGATTTAAAAGATGAGAAATTCTGTAAATCGGCTGTAAAAAAATGCCATACTACTTTTAAAAAATTAAATATTATAGTGAATAATGCCGCGGTACAATTTCCTCAAACCGAAATGGAAAAAATCACGTCGGTACAACTTCAAAAAACATTCGAAACCAATATTTATCCGTATTTCTATATTACAAAAGCGGCGTTGCCATTTTTGCAGGAAGGCGATACAATTATCAACACAAGCTCTGTAACGGCATATCGCGGCAGCGAACATTTGTTAGATTACGCGAGTACAAAAGGTGCAATTGTCAGTTTTACAAGATCATTGTCGACAATGCTAGCCAAAAAGAAAATACGCGTTAACGGTGTTGCTCCGGGTCCAATATGGACTCCTTTGATCGTGGCGAGTTTCGATAAACTTTCCGACTTCGGAAAAGATAATCCGATGGAAAGAGCCGGACAGCCATCAGAAGTTGCGCCTGCTTATGTTTTTCTTGCCTGCGAAGACAGCAGTTATATTACAGGGCAATTTATACATATTAATGGCGGCGAAATTGTGGGGTAA
- a CDS encoding ATP-binding protein, whose protein sequence is MLRSPFFCFLLFLFLLSCKEDKTVEIQPDSHKKEAKFLQEKGMTNFQKSNFNSAFYYFNKSKIAFETSKDSANIVFNLIQMANIQQINGDYYGSKETLTEALPFTNKNNDYGPAINNLFGIADKELSIYDDAIYYYNKAINDVKDDVLKQSPLNNIAVVYIKQKKYDKAIEILESILKSGNLNDPKFVKNKARVIDNLGFAYFKNGNSNKGLQFMNESLQLRNNAEDFYGSIESHLHLAEFYTKTDSKKSNENAQKAYQIATKFHSVDERLKALSFLISNNYRSTEYAQKYISLNDSIIKIRNNFKNKFAKIKYDSKKEKDENQKLKLERAENLLALQKAQFQKIVGLIIFVFLCIGIVVLIRFYRNKNRIEKLEASYETETRIAKDIHDELANDVFHAITFTQTQFLTKEDIKETLLQKLDHIYARVRGISRENNDIHTGADYSENLKEMLSTYNSPTTNVIINGIEKVNWNAIDDLKKVAIHRVLQELMVNMKKHSGAPLVALKFDSNGKTVFIDYADKGKGAEKSKIIKNGLQNMENRIHAIKGSITFDTEPDKGFKVKITLPK, encoded by the coding sequence ATGCTACGATCCCCCTTTTTTTGTTTTCTACTTTTTCTCTTTTTACTTTCTTGCAAAGAGGATAAAACCGTAGAAATTCAACCAGATTCACATAAAAAAGAAGCTAAGTTTCTACAGGAAAAAGGCATGACTAATTTTCAAAAAAGCAATTTTAATAGTGCTTTTTACTATTTCAACAAATCGAAAATAGCATTCGAGACTTCAAAAGATAGCGCCAATATTGTTTTCAATTTGATTCAAATGGCCAATATTCAGCAAATAAATGGGGATTATTATGGCAGCAAAGAAACCTTAACAGAAGCGTTGCCTTTTACTAATAAAAATAATGATTATGGTCCTGCAATTAATAATCTTTTTGGAATAGCTGATAAAGAACTTTCTATTTATGATGATGCTATCTATTACTACAATAAGGCTATAAATGATGTTAAAGATGATGTTTTAAAACAATCTCCTTTAAATAATATTGCTGTTGTTTATATCAAACAAAAAAAATACGATAAGGCAATCGAAATATTAGAATCGATTCTTAAATCGGGAAATTTAAATGACCCTAAATTCGTAAAAAATAAAGCTCGGGTTATTGATAATCTGGGTTTTGCCTATTTCAAAAACGGAAATTCTAATAAAGGGCTTCAATTTATGAATGAAAGTCTGCAGTTACGAAACAATGCCGAAGACTTTTACGGAAGCATTGAAAGCCATCTTCATTTAGCAGAATTTTACACAAAAACTGATTCCAAAAAATCAAATGAAAATGCTCAAAAAGCGTATCAAATTGCTACAAAATTTCATAGTGTCGATGAACGTTTAAAAGCGTTGTCTTTTCTAATTTCAAACAATTACAGAAGTACGGAATATGCCCAAAAATATATTTCGCTTAATGACAGTATTATTAAAATCAGAAACAATTTCAAGAATAAATTTGCTAAGATTAAATACGATTCTAAAAAGGAAAAAGACGAAAATCAGAAACTAAAATTAGAACGTGCAGAAAATTTACTGGCGCTTCAAAAAGCTCAATTCCAAAAAATAGTGGGTTTAATTATCTTTGTTTTTCTGTGTATCGGAATTGTGGTTTTAATTCGATTTTATAGAAACAAAAATAGAATTGAAAAACTGGAAGCTTCTTATGAGACTGAAACCAGAATTGCCAAAGATATTCACGATGAATTAGCCAATGATGTTTTTCATGCGATTACTTTTACTCAAACACAATTTTTAACGAAAGAGGATATAAAAGAAACTTTACTTCAAAAACTGGATCATATTTATGCTCGCGTGCGCGGAATTTCAAGAGAAAACAATGATATTCATACGGGAGCCGATTATTCGGAAAATTTAAAAGAAATGCTTTCTACCTATAATAGCCCTACAACAAACGTTATTATAAATGGAATTGAAAAAGTAAACTGGAATGCAATTGATGATCTTAAAAAGGTGGCTATTCACAGAGTTCTACAGGAACTTATGGTAAACATGAAAAAACATAGTGGTGCGCCGTTAGTAGCTTTAAAGTTTGACAGCAACGGAAAAACGGTATTTATTGACTATGCTGATAAAGGAAAAGGCGCTGAAAAAAGTAAAATTATTAAAAATGGTCTGCAGAATATGGAAAACCGTATTCACGCCATAAAAGGATCGATTACTTTTGACACTGAACCTGATAAGGGTTTTAAAGTAAAAATAACGCTGCCTAAATAA
- a CDS encoding RagB/SusD family nutrient uptake outer membrane protein, which translates to MKTKTFFSIKILTIFSFIFLLNSCTDLNEVLLDEQSGNSVSDPAGSLAAAYDRLGDGTFTDHGAVFAMQEYTTDEAILPTRGSDWGDGGKWRDMHEFTWTSSNAIIVSNWDLLTNGITRSLTAIKAAEENTFPEKTLFLAEAKALLAYYTYTTLDLYGQAPYRDPMNTAAPLQILKADTQIDKLITDVEALIPDLADINTQRTYHGRFTKQAAYAFLANMYLNRAVFKDRYNAASAFNFNEPAVTGSTGTDMDRVIYYTSLLIDSGKFSLESDFFKNFARDNNNGKELIFAISQKIDYIRNGSNSFAYVSMERNQRTSAANRGTNAACTTPEFYASWDGNHDDPRFEQHYQYTDGTWFMNDGTDVSVPATDIVPKSASLPWFHFNRGIQAGLQYGPILLPSGSLEMVGNRIKVSPLYMEKSTTTRMNFTPSLTFSKPGESVFAQNEINQGARVFKYEFDPEGGNGNSNVDIPLFRLGGVYAMRAEAYFRKGSAGLALDDINKLRTSRTREALFANAPGKALTTALDAEQLYKELGFELYWELQRRPESIRFGKYDLAGTAKAASQPSKRVFPIPQTVIDQKLFKQNQGYN; encoded by the coding sequence ATGAAGACAAAGACATTTTTTAGCATAAAAATTTTAACAATATTCTCTTTTATTTTTCTATTAAACAGCTGTACTGATTTAAATGAAGTTCTTTTAGATGAACAATCAGGAAATAGCGTTTCAGATCCTGCGGGTTCGCTTGCAGCTGCTTATGACAGACTTGGAGACGGAACTTTTACAGATCACGGTGCTGTTTTTGCCATGCAGGAATATACGACAGATGAAGCTATTTTACCAACGCGCGGAAGTGACTGGGGAGATGGTGGAAAATGGAGAGATATGCACGAATTTACATGGACTTCAAGTAATGCTATTATTGTGAGTAACTGGGATTTATTGACAAACGGAATTACTCGTTCTTTGACTGCAATTAAGGCAGCTGAAGAAAATACTTTTCCTGAAAAAACATTGTTTTTAGCAGAAGCAAAAGCACTTTTAGCGTATTATACTTATACAACGTTAGATCTTTACGGACAAGCGCCTTACAGAGATCCAATGAACACGGCTGCACCTTTGCAAATTTTAAAAGCAGATACACAAATTGACAAATTAATCACTGACGTTGAAGCTTTAATTCCTGATTTGGCTGACATTAATACACAAAGAACGTATCACGGACGTTTTACAAAACAAGCTGCTTATGCTTTTTTAGCGAACATGTATTTGAATCGTGCGGTATTTAAAGACCGTTACAATGCAGCATCGGCTTTTAATTTTAATGAACCGGCAGTAACAGGAAGTACAGGAACAGATATGGACCGTGTTATTTATTATACCTCTTTACTAATCGATTCAGGAAAATTTAGTTTAGAAAGTGATTTTTTCAAAAACTTTGCAAGAGATAACAATAATGGTAAAGAACTTATTTTTGCGATTTCTCAAAAGATAGATTATATCCGTAACGGTTCTAATAGTTTTGCTTATGTTTCTATGGAGCGTAACCAAAGAACATCTGCTGCAAACAGAGGAACAAATGCAGCATGTACAACTCCGGAATTCTACGCTTCCTGGGATGGTAATCATGATGATCCAAGATTTGAACAACATTACCAATATACTGATGGTACATGGTTTATGAATGATGGTACAGATGTAAGCGTTCCTGCAACAGATATCGTACCTAAAAGTGCCAGCTTACCTTGGTTCCATTTTAATAGAGGAATTCAGGCAGGACTTCAATATGGTCCAATATTATTGCCTTCAGGATCTTTAGAAATGGTAGGTAATCGTATTAAAGTTTCTCCATTATATATGGAAAAAAGCACAACAACAAGAATGAATTTTACACCATCGTTGACATTTTCAAAACCTGGTGAATCTGTTTTTGCTCAAAACGAAATCAATCAGGGAGCTCGTGTTTTTAAATATGAATTTGATCCTGAAGGAGGAAACGGTAACAGTAATGTTGATATTCCGTTGTTCCGTTTAGGAGGAGTTTATGCGATGAGAGCCGAAGCTTATTTTAGAAAAGGAAGTGCAGGTTTAGCATTAGATGATATAAACAAATTGCGTACAAGCAGAACCAGAGAAGCTTTATTTGCAAATGCTCCAGGAAAAGCGCTTACAACGGCTTTAGATGCAGAGCAATTATATAAAGAATTAGGTTTCGAATTATACTGGGAATTACAAAGAAGACCGGAAAGCATCCGTTTTGGAAAATATGATTTAGCCGGAACTGCAAAAGCAGCTTCTCAACCATCCAAAAGAGTATTTCCAATTCCACAAACAGTTATAGATCAAAAATTATTCAAACAAAATCAAGGTTATAATTAA
- a CDS encoding STAS/SEC14 domain-containing protein, translating into MIHQIDTTDNIVAFRALAEVTKDDFQSVVVPAVEKLVKQLNEINFLLVLDTDLENFTAGAWLQDAMIGLKHLGKWNRAAIVSDSEDIISFTNGFSYIVPGEFKGFKKLEFNKALNWVEGNI; encoded by the coding sequence ATGATACATCAAATTGATACAACAGATAATATTGTTGCTTTTAGAGCATTGGCAGAAGTAACCAAAGATGATTTTCAAAGTGTGGTAGTTCCGGCAGTCGAAAAATTAGTTAAACAACTCAACGAAATCAATTTTTTATTGGTTTTAGATACAGATCTGGAAAACTTTACTGCCGGCGCGTGGCTTCAGGATGCGATGATTGGACTTAAACATTTAGGAAAATGGAACAGAGCAGCGATCGTTTCAGATTCTGAAGATATTATTTCGTTTACAAACGGATTCAGTTATATCGTTCCGGGAGAATTTAAAGGCTTTAAAAAATTAGAATTTAATAAAGCACTAAATTGGGTTGAAGGAAATATATAG
- a CDS encoding response regulator transcription factor produces MFKKVIIAEDLDAMNLGIQQVLKDLNIENFQHSKYCDEALLKVRKAIQDNEPYDLLISDLSFKTDHREVKIANGDELVQKVRELQPNIKIIAYSVEDKSYRIKSLFDNAGVDAFVLKGLNSIEDLKKAIHLLYTSDETFISPEVASALQEKNNYEIDDLDINILKQLSLGILQDDIPKIFKKLGITPNSKSTIEKRIAKLKDFFKANNTIHLVSITKDMGII; encoded by the coding sequence ATGTTTAAAAAAGTGATTATAGCCGAAGATCTTGATGCAATGAATTTAGGAATTCAACAAGTATTAAAAGATTTAAATATTGAAAATTTTCAACATTCGAAATACTGCGATGAAGCTTTATTAAAAGTCCGAAAAGCAATTCAGGATAATGAACCGTATGATTTATTAATTAGTGATCTTTCATTTAAAACAGATCATCGTGAAGTAAAAATTGCGAATGGCGATGAACTGGTGCAAAAAGTTCGCGAATTACAGCCCAATATTAAAATTATAGCCTACTCTGTAGAAGATAAAAGTTATCGTATAAAATCACTTTTTGATAATGCGGGAGTTGACGCTTTTGTTTTGAAAGGTTTAAATAGTATTGAAGATCTAAAAAAAGCAATCCATTTATTATATACTTCAGATGAAACATTTATCTCTCCGGAAGTTGCTTCTGCCTTACAGGAAAAAAACAATTACGAAATAGATGACCTGGATATCAATATTCTAAAACAACTTTCTTTAGGTATTCTGCAAGACGATATTCCAAAGATTTTTAAAAAATTGGGTATTACACCAAACAGCAAAAGTACTATTGAAAAAAGAATTGCCAAGCTTAAAGATTTTTTTAAAGCGAATAATACGATTCATTTGGTTTCGATTACAAAAGATATGGGGATTATTTAA
- a CDS encoding TM2 domain-containing protein gives MKSKTTAAFLTFFLGGIGIHKFYLGQSIQGIFYLLFCWTFIPAILAFFQFFGLLFMSDHAFNVKYNNGF, from the coding sequence ATGAAAAGTAAAACAACAGCAGCCTTTTTGACATTCTTTTTAGGAGGAATTGGAATTCATAAATTCTATCTTGGACAATCAATTCAAGGTATATTTTATCTTTTATTTTGTTGGACTTTTATTCCGGCAATATTAGCATTTTTTCAGTTTTTTGGATTATTATTTATGTCTGATCATGCATTTAATGTGAAATATAATAATGGTTTTTAA
- a CDS encoding PH domain-containing protein: MINDLKRFLNEEQDPKAVEKLLAKVTGLLTSGEQVEYIAVQKKPVNLSPDCIALTNKRIIFCRPKNLGLSMDFQDYSWKDILDCHMKEGIMGATFSMKTIKGNMNMLDYLPKAQARKLYQFAQQKEEEMIVFRREHDLENKRAIAGGGITVNASVPIPQNVEQKEDPLETLQKLKKLLDSEIISQTEFDTKKTEILSKM, from the coding sequence ATGATAAACGATTTAAAAAGATTCTTAAACGAAGAACAAGATCCAAAAGCTGTTGAAAAGTTATTGGCAAAAGTAACAGGATTATTAACTTCAGGAGAACAAGTAGAATACATTGCTGTACAAAAAAAACCTGTAAATCTATCTCCGGATTGTATCGCCTTAACTAACAAAAGAATAATCTTTTGCAGACCTAAAAACTTAGGGTTATCAATGGATTTTCAGGATTACTCCTGGAAAGATATATTAGATTGTCATATGAAAGAAGGCATAATGGGCGCTACTTTCTCGATGAAAACAATTAAAGGGAATATGAACATGCTTGATTATTTGCCAAAAGCCCAAGCCAGAAAACTATATCAATTTGCACAGCAGAAAGAAGAAGAAATGATTGTTTTCCGACGTGAACACGATCTTGAAAACAAAAGAGCCATTGCCGGTGGAGGAATTACAGTAAACGCAAGTGTGCCAATTCCTCAAAATGTTGAGCAAAAAGAAGATCCTTTGGAAACATTACAAAAACTTAAAAAGTTATTGGATAGCGAAATCATTTCGCAAACAGAATTTGACACTAAAAAAACAGAAATATTATCTAAAATGTAA
- a CDS encoding DUF4359 domain-containing protein, with product MKTKHYVILGITLFIAILALTNPAQEIHKEKVRIKLTEFYETEMAKEDNTATNQFSQAGKSMGMILAKSMINMVIDNAISSSNYILFSTTNVTWEGKTKIIGIGILGNVFLTSQIDDAIKK from the coding sequence ATGAAAACAAAACATTATGTTATTTTAGGAATTACTCTATTCATTGCGATTTTAGCATTAACAAATCCTGCTCAGGAAATACATAAAGAGAAAGTCAGAATAAAACTGACTGAATTTTATGAAACGGAAATGGCAAAAGAAGATAATACTGCAACTAATCAGTTTTCTCAAGCTGGAAAATCAATGGGTATGATATTGGCAAAATCAATGATTAATATGGTCATTGATAATGCTATTAGTTCATCTAACTACATTCTTTTTTCAACAACAAACGTTACCTGGGAGGGAAAAACAAAAATTATTGGTATAGGGATTTTAGGAAATGTTTTTCTAACCTCGCAAATAGATGATGCCATTAAAAAATAA
- a CDS encoding SusC/RagA family TonB-linked outer membrane protein — translation MYFKLQKLNLLKGIFFLVLASLSVQTGYSTTVIKKSKIENKIEKATLVSIFSKLSKQTDYKFSYGQAIIADNTTYTVNYNNESVAVILSDLSKKANFNYNINGKLVLIQKTVVKSTSEVEKIKVKGKVIDENGVPMPGVTVLETGTKNATVSNFDGEFELSVTEGKTIEVSYLGYTTKTVGVQSNFMTIQLAPNTSELTEVVVVGYGKQAKKDVTGAVTQLEAANFKQGVNISVDNLIQGKVAGVRVVSTSGEPGAGVNVTIRGVGSIRSGSTPLFVVDGMPLSNDDVSPSGSNVGFGASSAKNPLNFLNTSDIESITVLKDASAAAIYGARGSNGVVLVTTKKGSKGEGTLTFDSYMGVSTVAHKLDVLSADEYRKAIKDPAFDHGGNTDWQDVIFRKAVTTNNALSFAKQTESGNYYASVAQMDQEGIIHNSNFKRISGRINAAESFLDNKRLKLKVNLTASQTTDDGVPTSDDGGSNGQLIVHTLMANPTRSVFDANGVYTNFNMNAHYNPAYLLSIYEDQTRTLRVLGNFEASFRIIDGLEYKLNVGVDRSTAERNTTIYQNLTDLNPKGTSDANGRYVQNNLDSENSLIEHYLTYNLLLNKHKFEVLGGFSYQKFENSGTSFSLTGIANKGVGIKPSINPGSAGIQSGTLGFAQENELQSYFGRLNYTFNDKYLLTASMRADGSTRFGDNNKYGYFPSFALGWNISKESFLENVTAVSNLKLRASWGQTGNQEVQNKITQPSYSLSGPDGYYLYDDLNLVNGVSVVRTPNPDLKWEVVTQYNLGLDFSLWNDKFYGTLDYFNKTTTDAILNIPSPPLSPTPTVWTNISQGKIINKGFEFMLGSKLIDTKNFKWNVDVNGATLNNKIEDLPVSEILTGTISGPGQSGVNANIYRSGYSAGSFYLLEHIGFDSKGANIFKDQNNDGKIDNSDRIIIEGALPTFYYGINSDMTYKNFSFSFSIIGQTGGYLLNNTGLNALNINNLASDRNVATDYYESGANPANSPIVSTLFLEKSDFIRLNTARLGYNFDLKNVGWLNGLTLYITGNNLVTITHYSGFDPLINSPKSNGGNQSIGIDYAAYPTSRTFSFGATLKL, via the coding sequence ATGTATTTTAAACTTCAAAAATTAAATCTTCTAAAGGGAATTTTCTTTTTAGTTCTGGCGTCGCTGTCCGTACAAACCGGTTACAGTACAACTGTCATTAAAAAATCAAAAATAGAAAATAAAATAGAAAAAGCAACATTAGTTTCTATTTTTTCAAAATTGAGCAAACAAACGGACTATAAATTTAGTTACGGACAAGCTATTATTGCTGACAATACAACCTATACAGTAAATTATAATAATGAATCTGTGGCGGTAATTTTAAGTGATCTTTCTAAAAAAGCTAATTTCAATTATAACATTAATGGCAAATTAGTTTTAATTCAGAAAACAGTTGTAAAATCGACATCAGAAGTAGAGAAAATTAAAGTTAAAGGAAAAGTTATCGACGAAAACGGCGTGCCAATGCCGGGCGTAACGGTTTTAGAAACCGGTACAAAAAACGCTACTGTTTCTAATTTTGACGGTGAATTTGAACTTTCGGTTACTGAAGGTAAAACAATCGAAGTTTCATATTTAGGATATACAACTAAAACGGTTGGTGTACAAAGTAATTTCATGACCATTCAGTTAGCGCCAAATACTTCTGAACTGACAGAAGTTGTGGTTGTAGGTTATGGTAAACAAGCTAAAAAAGATGTTACAGGAGCTGTAACTCAACTTGAGGCGGCAAATTTTAAACAAGGAGTTAACATTTCTGTAGATAATTTGATTCAGGGAAAAGTTGCCGGTGTTCGTGTTGTTAGTACAAGCGGTGAGCCGGGAGCTGGTGTAAATGTTACAATTCGCGGTGTTGGATCTATCAGAAGCGGAAGTACGCCTTTGTTTGTTGTTGATGGTATGCCTTTGTCTAATGATGACGTGAGTCCGTCGGGAAGTAATGTTGGTTTTGGAGCATCATCTGCAAAAAATCCATTAAACTTTTTGAATACAAGTGATATCGAATCGATTACGGTTTTAAAAGATGCTTCTGCAGCTGCTATTTACGGAGCAAGAGGTTCTAACGGAGTTGTTTTGGTTACGACTAAAAAAGGATCAAAAGGGGAGGGAACTTTAACTTTTGACTCTTATATGGGAGTTTCGACAGTGGCTCATAAATTAGATGTTTTAAGTGCAGACGAATACAGAAAAGCGATTAAAGATCCTGCTTTTGATCATGGTGGAAACACAGACTGGCAAGATGTGATTTTTAGAAAAGCAGTTACTACAAACAATGCTTTGTCTTTTGCAAAACAAACAGAATCAGGAAATTATTACGCATCTGTTGCACAAATGGATCAGGAAGGAATTATTCATAACAGTAATTTCAAACGTATTTCGGGTAGAATTAATGCTGCTGAATCATTTTTAGACAACAAACGTTTAAAATTAAAAGTAAACCTTACGGCGAGTCAAACTACAGATGATGGAGTTCCTACAAGTGATGACGGTGGTTCTAACGGACAATTGATCGTGCATACTTTGATGGCAAACCCAACAAGATCAGTATTTGATGCAAACGGTGTGTATACAAACTTTAATATGAATGCGCATTATAATCCTGCTTATTTATTGAGTATTTATGAGGACCAAACACGTACATTGAGGGTTTTAGGAAATTTTGAAGCTTCTTTTAGAATCATCGACGGATTAGAATATAAGTTAAACGTTGGTGTAGATCGTTCTACGGCGGAAAGAAATACGACTATTTATCAAAACTTAACAGATTTAAATCCAAAAGGAACAAGCGATGCAAATGGTAGATATGTTCAAAATAATTTAGATTCTGAAAATTCTTTGATTGAACATTATCTGACTTATAATTTGTTGTTGAATAAACATAAATTTGAAGTTTTAGGTGGTTTCTCTTATCAAAAATTTGAAAATTCAGGTACTAGTTTCAGCCTTACCGGAATTGCGAATAAAGGAGTTGGTATAAAACCATCAATTAATCCCGGTTCTGCAGGAATTCAGTCAGGAACTTTAGGATTTGCTCAGGAAAACGAATTGCAATCTTATTTTGGAAGATTAAATTATACTTTCAATGATAAATATTTGCTAACAGCTTCTATGAGAGCTGACGGTTCTACTCGTTTTGGTGATAATAACAAATACGGATACTTTCCTTCATTTGCTTTGGGATGGAATATATCTAAAGAAAGTTTCTTAGAAAATGTAACGGCTGTAAGCAACTTAAAACTTAGAGCGAGCTGGGGACAAACCGGAAATCAGGAAGTTCAGAATAAAATTACGCAGCCAAGTTATTCTTTATCTGGTCCGGACGGTTATTATTTATATGATGATTTGAATTTGGTAAACGGAGTTTCTGTAGTAAGAACACCAAATCCTGATTTAAAATGGGAAGTTGTTACACAATACAATTTAGGTTTAGATTTTAGTTTATGGAATGATAAATTCTACGGAACTCTTGATTATTTCAACAAAACAACTACAGATGCGATCTTAAACATTCCTTCGCCACCATTAAGCCCAACACCAACAGTTTGGACAAATATTAGTCAGGGAAAAATTATCAACAAAGGTTTTGAGTTTATGTTAGGTTCAAAATTAATTGACACTAAAAATTTTAAATGGAATGTTGATGTAAACGGAGCAACATTAAATAATAAAATTGAAGATTTACCGGTTTCAGAAATCTTAACAGGAACTATTTCAGGACCTGGACAATCCGGAGTAAACGCGAACATTTACAGAAGCGGTTATTCAGCTGGTTCATTTTATTTGTTAGAGCATATTGGGTTTGATAGTAAAGGTGCAAATATTTTTAAAGATCAAAACAATGATGGTAAAATTGATAATAGTGACAGAATTATTATCGAAGGCGCTTTGCCAACTTTTTACTACGGAATTAATAGTGATATGACGTATAAAAACTTTAGTTTTTCATTCTCAATCATTGGTCAAACAGGAGGTTATTTGTTGAATAACACAGGATTAAATGCGTTAAACATCAACAATCTTGCATCTGACAGAAACGTTGCTACAGATTATTACGAGTCTGGTGCAAACCCGGCAAATTCGCCAATTGTATCAACACTTTTCTTAGAGAAATCTGATTTTATCAGATTAAATACAGCTCGTTTGGGTTACAATTTTGATTTGAAAAACGTGGGCTGGTTAAACGGATTAACGCTTTATATAACAGGAAATAACCTGGTTACCATTACTCATTATTCAGGATTTGACCCATTAATCAACAGTCCAAAATCTAACGGAGGAAACCAATCTATTGGTATTGATTATGCTGCTTATCCAACTTCCAGAACGTTCAGTTTCGGAGCAACTTTAAAATTATAA
- a CDS encoding porin family protein: MKKGLLLLIAFFCFSSAQAQVLISLIFGDKLNSPFLEFGLDGGLNFSTISNMETSGTEVGFNLGFYFDIRSKKNPSWMINTGVIVKSPMGAHGMPVYSLNNANLDNTFAGGSVDREIRYFNVPILIKYQFKNNIYLKTGPQLGLLAKAFDKFHNEYDKDDVVYKHNIRDQIHVIDAGIALGAGYHMKVGNGLNITVQYYYGLVPVMKGDGPNQYNRSLYVTTGIPIGKGKAAQKRAEKEAEMNKVILPEDEK; the protein is encoded by the coding sequence ATGAAAAAAGGTTTATTATTACTTATCGCTTTCTTTTGTTTTTCTTCTGCGCAGGCACAAGTTTTAATTTCCCTGATTTTTGGAGATAAACTAAATTCGCCTTTTCTGGAATTTGGTTTGGATGGAGGACTTAATTTTTCGACGATTTCAAATATGGAAACCTCAGGAACGGAAGTGGGTTTTAATCTGGGTTTTTATTTTGATATTCGGTCTAAAAAAAATCCATCGTGGATGATTAATACAGGAGTTATTGTAAAATCGCCAATGGGTGCTCACGGAATGCCGGTGTATTCGTTAAACAATGCCAATTTGGATAATACTTTTGCGGGAGGAAGTGTCGACAGGGAAATTCGGTATTTTAATGTTCCAATTTTAATTAAATATCAGTTTAAGAATAATATTTATCTGAAAACGGGACCGCAATTAGGTCTTTTGGCGAAAGCTTTTGATAAGTTTCATAATGAATATGACAAGGATGATGTGGTTTACAAACACAATATTCGCGATCAGATTCATGTTATTGATGCCGGAATTGCGCTTGGTGCAGGTTATCACATGAAAGTGGGAAATGGCTTAAATATTACGGTTCAGTATTATTACGGATTGGTTCCTGTAATGAAAGGCGATGGCCCAAACCAGTACAATCGTTCTTTGTATGTCACAACCGGAATACCTATTGGAAAGGGAAAAGCGGCTCAAAAACGAGCTGAAAAAGAAGCTGAAATGAATAAGGTTATTCTTCCTGAGGATGAGAAATAG